Proteins found in one Desulfovermiculus halophilus DSM 18834 genomic segment:
- a CDS encoding TonB-dependent receptor, with the protein MAATTWLIRFIGAALLLTAVQAGAEENGGHKDVMTMEELTVTSDPIIQPTRQADETVYTGTEITTKGIESQGAKARTSVYESMDVLPGVNVESADQFGLGAEQRNVRVRGVKGYFGALTVLGVPNYGGNPIGPRDYLYDMENFQSVSVYKGAVPANIGTGVGSRGGAVVLKPLWPTEDFGLKLSQNLGSDSYQRSFVRMDSGTLPRTGTRLSASYSYSEAEKWKGPGETGPRDNLNIALTQDFGDLVEAKLWVNHNQLDQDLYRALRFEQADKLSDFQDFDFNSRLSGDPAQDISYYKYNRGSYENTDVLGVVNITPSDSLRLTLKPYLSREDSEIYEGTQARGGVVQKREREIDREGAISELSWDKGGVQSVVGYLFERSDMDISSRDYLPVSDGLAYRGAGIVASPSGDNYVHSPYVKLSGSLGSLDWQAGLKYFYYDEASSQGYIDADGSLQRAADLDREARTYDMFLPTAGLGYWASDSIYLHASYGKNFVRPYAYMPIVATYNNNRKDFQDQGVTLNDLFDGYDMEESDNFDLGVRYSTPWCEIAPTLFYAEHSNLLTPVFDPRVNQTYYQNVGEATSYGLDLETSFFLHDNLTLFINPTYTVMEYEDDITFQGETLDTEGNQVIDTPELMVRGGLIFNWKDLELIPSVRYTGRRYGDVAHNERIDSYTTVDVQATYTLEKAVRDRDLKLSLELNNILDEEYISSITAMDYNQGGEASYYVGAPFSAVVSASVDF; encoded by the coding sequence ATGGCCGCCACCACATGGCTGATCCGGTTCATTGGTGCCGCATTGCTGCTCACCGCCGTCCAGGCCGGGGCTGAGGAGAACGGTGGGCACAAGGACGTGATGACCATGGAGGAGCTGACTGTGACCTCGGATCCGATCATTCAGCCCACCAGGCAGGCGGACGAGACCGTGTATACCGGGACCGAGATCACCACCAAGGGTATCGAGAGCCAGGGGGCCAAGGCCCGGACCAGTGTCTACGAGAGCATGGATGTCCTGCCCGGGGTGAATGTGGAGAGCGCGGATCAGTTCGGCTTGGGTGCGGAGCAGAGAAATGTCCGGGTCCGGGGGGTAAAGGGCTACTTCGGGGCATTGACTGTGCTTGGAGTACCCAACTACGGGGGCAATCCCATCGGCCCCCGGGACTACCTCTACGATATGGAGAACTTTCAGTCCGTTTCCGTGTACAAGGGGGCCGTGCCGGCCAATATCGGAACCGGCGTGGGATCCAGGGGAGGGGCCGTAGTCCTCAAGCCCCTGTGGCCCACGGAAGACTTTGGGCTCAAGCTGTCCCAGAACCTGGGCTCGGATTCGTATCAGCGGAGCTTTGTGCGCATGGATTCCGGCACTCTGCCCCGGACCGGAACCAGATTGTCCGCTTCCTATTCCTATTCTGAGGCGGAAAAGTGGAAAGGGCCGGGAGAGACCGGACCCAGAGACAACCTGAACATCGCCTTGACCCAGGATTTTGGGGACCTGGTGGAGGCCAAGCTGTGGGTGAACCACAACCAGCTGGACCAGGACCTGTACCGGGCCTTGAGGTTCGAACAGGCGGACAAGCTGTCCGACTTTCAGGATTTTGACTTCAACTCCCGGCTGAGCGGAGATCCGGCGCAGGATATCTCGTATTACAAATACAACCGGGGAAGCTACGAAAACACGGATGTCCTGGGCGTGGTGAATATCACCCCTTCCGACAGCCTGCGCCTGACCCTCAAGCCCTATCTTTCCAGGGAAGATTCCGAGATTTACGAGGGGACCCAGGCCAGGGGAGGCGTGGTCCAGAAGCGGGAACGGGAGATCGACCGGGAAGGTGCGATCTCTGAATTGTCCTGGGACAAGGGGGGCGTTCAGTCGGTTGTGGGTTACCTGTTTGAACGATCGGACATGGATATCTCATCCCGGGACTACCTTCCTGTCTCTGACGGCCTGGCCTACAGGGGAGCAGGGATTGTGGCCAGCCCCAGCGGGGACAACTACGTGCACAGCCCGTATGTCAAGCTCTCCGGCAGCCTGGGGAGCCTGGACTGGCAGGCGGGGCTGAAGTACTTCTATTACGACGAAGCATCCAGCCAGGGATATATTGATGCTGACGGCTCTCTGCAAAGAGCGGCGGACCTGGACCGGGAAGCCAGAACCTACGATATGTTTCTGCCCACGGCCGGATTGGGCTACTGGGCCTCGGACAGCATCTATCTCCATGCCAGCTACGGCAAGAACTTCGTCCGCCCCTACGCCTACATGCCTATTGTGGCCACCTACAACAATAACCGGAAGGACTTCCAGGACCAGGGCGTAACCCTGAACGACCTGTTCGACGGCTACGACATGGAAGAGTCGGACAACTTTGACCTCGGGGTCCGCTACTCAACTCCCTGGTGCGAGATCGCGCCCACCCTGTTCTATGCCGAGCACTCCAATCTGCTGACCCCGGTCTTTGATCCCAGGGTGAACCAGACCTACTACCAGAACGTGGGGGAGGCCACCAGCTACGGACTGGATCTGGAGACCAGCTTTTTCCTCCATGACAACCTGACCCTGTTCATCAATCCCACCTATACGGTCATGGAGTACGAGGATGACATCACTTTTCAGGGAGAGACCCTGGATACCGAGGGGAACCAGGTCATCGACACTCCGGAGCTCATGGTCCGCGGCGGCCTGATATTTAACTGGAAGGATCTGGAACTCATCCCCTCGGTCCGGTACACAGGCCGGCGCTACGGAGATGTGGCCCACAATGAGCGGATCGACTCCTACACCACAGTGGATGTTCAGGCCACCTATACCCTGGAGAAAGCTGTCCGGGACAGGGACCTCAAGCTGTCTCTGGAGCTGAATAATATCCTGGACGAGGAGTACATCTCCAGCATTACAGCCATGGACTACAATCAGGGCGGCGAGGCCAGCTATTACGTGGGGGCCCCGTTTTCCGCCGTAGTCTCGGCCTCTGTGGACTTCTAA
- a CDS encoding DMT family transporter, which produces MHLKGYLLIALAAVLWGLLGPISRLALAEGIAPLEIAFWRGVLAWALFGGQAIWAQETSVQKKDIPLLLLFALTGVTMFYGSFQLSVQSGGAALAAVLLYTAPAWVAVMARIFFMEPLTYVKLSAVALTIAGVAFISLGNKGIHGSVSIPAVLFGLTAGFCYSMYYVLGKPFSKGYTAPNLFLYLLPIGSLFLAPFVSFAHKTPTAWAALGAIAFVCTYLAYHAYYAGLKLLQASRASIVATLEPVAAAVVAYFWWGETFSLLGWLGAGAILAGVLLTVGDRG; this is translated from the coding sequence ATGCACCTCAAAGGTTATCTTTTGATCGCCCTGGCCGCGGTCCTCTGGGGCCTGCTCGGACCGATTTCCAGGCTGGCCCTGGCAGAAGGGATCGCCCCCCTGGAAATTGCCTTCTGGCGGGGCGTATTGGCCTGGGCCCTGTTCGGGGGGCAGGCGATCTGGGCCCAAGAGACATCGGTGCAGAAAAAAGACATCCCCCTTCTCCTCCTCTTCGCACTGACCGGAGTGACCATGTTCTACGGATCATTCCAGCTTTCGGTGCAGAGCGGAGGGGCGGCCCTGGCCGCGGTCCTGCTGTACACCGCTCCGGCCTGGGTGGCGGTGATGGCCAGGATCTTTTTCATGGAGCCCCTGACCTATGTAAAGCTTTCCGCTGTGGCTCTGACCATTGCCGGGGTGGCCTTCATCTCCCTGGGCAATAAAGGTATTCACGGCAGTGTGAGCATACCGGCCGTGCTCTTTGGCTTAACCGCAGGATTCTGCTACTCCATGTATTATGTCCTGGGCAAACCGTTCTCCAAAGGCTACACCGCCCCAAACCTGTTTCTCTATCTACTGCCCATTGGTTCCCTGTTCCTGGCCCCATTTGTGTCCTTTGCCCATAAAACCCCCACAGCCTGGGCCGCCCTGGGAGCCATCGCCTTTGTCTGCACCTACCTGGCCTACCATGCCTATTACGCCGGCTTGAAGCTGCTACAGGCCTCCCGGGCCTCCATCGTGGCCACCCTGGAACCGGTGGCCGCGGCAGTGGTGGCCTATTTCTGGTGGGGGGAAACCTTCTCCCTCCTGGGCTGGCTCGGAGCCGGAGCAATACTTGCCGGAGTTTTGCTCACCGTGGGGGACAGGGGATGA
- a CDS encoding diacylglycerol/polyprenol kinase family protein has product MDPEIKRKALHLVAAAVPVLLMYLPAHTAAPALTGFALCNLLLDLCRPRYPLLGRVYGFFFADILREHEHKGLTGATYYFLSLTLSYLVFGLALSLPVQYIVLAYTGFMAGDAAAALIGAKLGRIRIRGGKSLEGSLAFLAACLLSTAWIMPDRWILLILSAAGLTLAELFLTRVDDNFCAPLLLTLAFALLL; this is encoded by the coding sequence ATGGACCCGGAAATCAAGAGAAAAGCCCTGCATCTGGTCGCAGCGGCCGTTCCGGTCCTGCTCATGTATCTTCCGGCTCATACCGCAGCCCCGGCTCTGACCGGCTTCGCGCTCTGCAACCTGCTCCTGGACCTGTGCAGACCGAGATATCCCCTCCTGGGCAGGGTGTACGGATTCTTCTTTGCCGATATCCTGCGGGAACATGAGCACAAAGGCCTGACCGGAGCCACCTACTACTTCCTCTCTCTGACCCTGTCCTACCTCGTCTTTGGTCTTGCCCTCTCCCTGCCTGTCCAGTATATCGTGCTGGCCTATACCGGGTTCATGGCCGGGGATGCCGCCGCAGCCCTGATCGGCGCCAAGCTGGGCCGGATCAGAATCCGGGGCGGCAAGTCCCTGGAGGGCAGCCTTGCCTTTCTGGCAGCCTGCCTGCTGTCTACCGCCTGGATCATGCCCGACAGATGGATCCTCCTGATCCTCTCCGCAGCAGGCCTGACCCTGGCCGAACTCTTCCTGACCCGGGTGGACGACAACTTTTGTGCCCCCCTGCTTCTCACTCTGGCCTTTGCCCTGCTTCTGTGA
- a CDS encoding AzlD domain-containing protein produces the protein MDQFTIFLIIVGMMAVTYGPRLLPITALSTKTLSPWLVKWLQLVPAAVLAAMLVPSLVLTDKRLNLEADNVYLWAALPTFAVAKWTDSFVGAIVAGMGVVALFRCMA, from the coding sequence ATGGATCAATTCACGATCTTCCTGATCATTGTCGGCATGATGGCGGTCACCTACGGGCCGAGGCTGCTGCCGATCACCGCCTTGTCCACCAAAACCCTCTCCCCCTGGCTGGTCAAATGGCTCCAGCTCGTACCAGCCGCAGTCTTGGCCGCCATGCTTGTGCCCTCCCTGGTTTTGACCGACAAAAGGCTCAACCTGGAGGCGGACAACGTCTATCTCTGGGCCGCTCTGCCCACCTTTGCCGTGGCCAAATGGACCGACAGCTTTGTCGGGGCCATTGTGGCCGGAATGGGGGTGGTCGCCCTGTTCCGCTGCATGGCGTGA
- a CDS encoding AzlC family ABC transporter permease, translating to MRIHNTSPTAGPGWLFRAMQQTLPVVLGYLPVGFAYGVLAQKSGLSPANTLLMSLLVFAGSAQLVAVGLLAAGTGPASVILTTFVVNLRHLLMSAALAPYLRSWTRWQQAMFAFQLTDETFALHSSRFPKGETDKTETLAINMTAQAAWLAGSFLGLFAGSLITDVKPIGLDYALPAMFMVLLSWQLTTPGRWITAVLAGLLSAGLALAGLSQANVILATVVAASLGLGAETWINSRSS from the coding sequence ATGCGGATTCACAACACCTCTCCCACCGCCGGGCCCGGCTGGCTGTTTCGGGCCATGCAGCAGACCCTTCCGGTCGTTCTTGGCTATCTGCCGGTTGGCTTCGCTTACGGAGTCCTGGCTCAGAAAAGCGGGCTGTCTCCAGCCAACACCCTGCTCATGTCTCTGCTGGTCTTCGCCGGCTCGGCCCAGCTGGTTGCCGTGGGCCTCTTGGCCGCAGGGACCGGCCCGGCCTCGGTCATTTTGACCACCTTTGTGGTCAACCTCCGTCACCTGCTCATGTCCGCCGCCCTGGCCCCATACCTGCGCTCCTGGACCAGGTGGCAGCAGGCCATGTTCGCTTTTCAGCTCACTGACGAGACCTTTGCCCTGCACTCCAGCAGATTTCCAAAAGGAGAAACGGACAAGACAGAAACCCTGGCCATCAACATGACCGCCCAGGCCGCCTGGCTGGCCGGTTCATTTCTTGGATTGTTCGCCGGCTCCTTGATCACTGACGTCAAACCCATCGGCCTGGACTATGCGTTGCCGGCCATGTTCATGGTCCTGCTGTCCTGGCAGTTGACCACCCCAGGCAGATGGATAACCGCGGTCCTGGCGGGTCTGCTATCAGCGGGCCTGGCCTTGGCCGGGCTGTCCCAAGCAAATGTCATTCTGGCCACTGTGGTGGCCGCCAGCCTGGGACTGGGAGCAGAAACATGGATCAATTCACGATCTTCCTGA
- a CDS encoding MDR/zinc-dependent alcohol dehydrogenase-like family protein, which produces MLAAAIDQGSLILKEKDKPEPEPDQALLRVHLAGICGTDLEILAGYAEFSGTPGHEFVGRVVQSPERPELVGSRAVADINLGCGHCPWCLRGDQRHCVQRRVLGIREHSGAFAHYVLVPAANLYPLPDNLADEEAVFAEPLAAALEVTQQVHVTAQTRAAVVGDGKLGLLCALALDHYTPGLTLFGRHPGKLHIAARQGISTVLLPPQTHPSGLDPRFDLVVECTGRTEGIHTAMDLVRPEGTVVVKTTSHQDSTLDMSRVVVNEISILGSRCGDIGLAVHFLARKWIDVRPLIEAVFPLTDIAAAVHRAGQKGALKVLVNCL; this is translated from the coding sequence ATGCTGGCCGCAGCAATTGATCAAGGCAGCCTGATCCTTAAGGAAAAAGACAAGCCCGAGCCCGAGCCGGACCAGGCCCTGCTCCGGGTCCATCTGGCCGGAATATGCGGCACCGACCTGGAGATCCTGGCCGGGTATGCGGAGTTCTCCGGGACTCCCGGCCACGAGTTCGTGGGCCGGGTGGTCCAATCCCCAGAAAGGCCGGAGCTTGTCGGCAGCCGGGCAGTGGCCGACATCAACCTCGGCTGCGGACATTGCCCGTGGTGCCTGCGCGGTGATCAGCGCCACTGCGTTCAGCGCCGGGTCCTGGGCATCAGGGAGCACAGCGGCGCCTTTGCCCACTATGTGCTGGTCCCTGCCGCCAACCTCTACCCCCTTCCGGACAATCTGGCCGATGAAGAAGCCGTGTTCGCCGAACCCCTGGCTGCGGCCCTGGAAGTCACCCAGCAGGTGCACGTCACGGCCCAAACCAGGGCTGCGGTGGTCGGGGACGGAAAGCTGGGCCTGCTCTGCGCCCTGGCCCTTGACCACTATACCCCCGGCCTGACCCTCTTCGGCCGCCATCCCGGAAAGCTGCACATCGCCGCCCGGCAGGGCATCTCCACTGTCCTGCTTCCTCCGCAGACCCACCCCTCCGGTCTCGATCCAAGATTCGACCTGGTGGTGGAGTGCACCGGCCGAACCGAGGGGATACACACCGCCATGGATCTGGTCCGTCCGGAAGGCACAGTGGTGGTCAAGACCACCTCCCATCAAGACTCCACCTTGGATATGTCCCGGGTAGTGGTCAATGAGATCTCCATTCTCGGTTCCAGATGCGGGGACATAGGCCTCGCCGTTCATTTTCTGGCCCGCAAGTGGATCGACGTCCGCCCCTTGATTGAGGCCGTCTTCCCCCTGACCGATATCGCTGCGGCCGTGCACCGGGCCGGACAAAAAGGTGCCCTCAAGGTCCTGGTGAACTGCCTGTGA
- the mutY gene encoding A/G-specific adenine glycosylase, with product MIDQSPSTGHLFPPAAADLSSRLLDWYARNQRDLPWRREPTPYRVWISEIMLQQTQASRVVPYFDHWMRVFPHVRAVADADQSGLLKVWEGLGYYTRAKNIQAAARIICAKHNEQLPSSLSALLSLPGIGPYTASAIASFAFHRNVPVVDANVQRVMARILNISQPIKFSPAQKAVHSAMKDLIPQGQSPSLNQAVMELGALVCLPRSPACSSCPITGFCRSLAADKVHARPVLPSKRKSTAIEVAAGVLVDQERILIQKRPPQGLMANLWEFPGGKLQPGESPEQALIREFREELELDIRVEDKITLIKHSYTRFRVTLHVFWCTLARPGQEPVLHAATEARWTSASSLSSYPFPSADRRLIQMLQNEGGPYAGRSN from the coding sequence ATGATTGATCAATCACCCAGCACCGGGCATCTCTTTCCCCCGGCCGCCGCGGACCTCAGCTCCAGGCTACTGGACTGGTACGCCCGCAACCAGCGGGACCTGCCCTGGAGGCGGGAGCCGACCCCGTACCGGGTCTGGATTTCGGAGATCATGCTCCAGCAGACCCAGGCCTCGCGGGTGGTGCCCTATTTTGACCACTGGATGCGTGTCTTTCCCCATGTCCGGGCAGTGGCCGATGCGGATCAAAGCGGCCTGCTCAAAGTCTGGGAAGGGCTTGGCTATTACACCCGGGCCAAGAATATCCAGGCCGCGGCCCGGATCATCTGCGCAAAGCACAATGAACAGCTGCCCTCCAGCCTGTCTGCCCTGCTGTCCTTGCCCGGCATCGGGCCATACACTGCATCGGCCATAGCCAGCTTCGCCTTTCACCGGAATGTGCCTGTGGTGGATGCCAATGTCCAACGGGTCATGGCCAGGATCCTGAATATCAGCCAGCCCATCAAGTTCTCCCCGGCCCAGAAAGCGGTCCACAGCGCAATGAAGGACCTTATCCCCCAAGGACAGTCCCCCAGCTTGAACCAGGCGGTTATGGAGCTCGGAGCCTTGGTCTGTCTGCCGCGGAGCCCGGCCTGCTCCTCATGCCCGATCACCGGATTCTGCCGCAGCCTGGCCGCGGACAAGGTCCACGCCCGTCCAGTTCTGCCCTCTAAAAGAAAAAGCACGGCCATTGAGGTCGCTGCCGGCGTGCTGGTGGATCAGGAGCGCATCCTGATTCAGAAACGGCCGCCGCAGGGTCTTATGGCCAATCTGTGGGAGTTTCCCGGAGGCAAGCTGCAGCCGGGGGAGAGTCCAGAGCAGGCCCTTATCCGGGAGTTCAGGGAAGAGCTGGAGCTGGATATCCGGGTTGAGGACAAGATCACCCTCATCAAGCACAGCTATACACGATTCCGGGTCACCCTGCACGTCTTTTGGTGCACCCTGGCCCGACCCGGACAGGAGCCAGTCCTGCATGCCGCCACTGAGGCCCGGTGGACATCTGCAAGCTCTCTGTCCAGCTATCCATTTCCATCCGCAGACCGCAGGCTGATTCAGATGCTCCAAAACGAGGGAGGACCATATGCTGGCCGCAGCAATTGA
- a CDS encoding RluA family pseudouridine synthase: MPKVSHIEVSRAESGQKLLQFLARQLQGQVPRSAVMRWIRTGQVRVDGGRCKPFGRIKQGQTVRLPPYVSSEETTGLSGQSANPFALQKVDEDDEVLVLAKPPGLAAQPGTKVTDSVSSRLEVEYAHTDWIPALVHRLDMPTSGLLLVAKTYAALQHMQGLWRSGAVTKIYLAWVWGHPDWPEWEYLADDLVKVRDGREQTVRALAWGRTLRRGEQASLVAVRLITGRKHQIRIQMSRRGFPVVGDRKYGPGKSGGQGLLLHAAVLGWEDRRYHLAPPWEAPYGVSQEDMDEFCLEPKHY; encoded by the coding sequence ATGCCGAAAGTCTCGCATATCGAAGTCAGCCGAGCCGAATCAGGGCAAAAGCTCCTCCAGTTCCTGGCGCGCCAACTGCAGGGGCAGGTTCCCCGGTCGGCGGTCATGCGCTGGATCCGGACCGGCCAGGTTCGGGTGGACGGAGGACGGTGCAAGCCCTTTGGGCGAATCAAGCAGGGACAAACGGTCCGCCTGCCTCCTTACGTCAGCAGTGAGGAGACAACCGGACTGAGCGGACAGTCTGCAAATCCATTCGCCCTGCAAAAAGTGGATGAGGACGACGAGGTCCTGGTCCTGGCCAAGCCACCGGGACTGGCCGCCCAGCCGGGGACCAAGGTCACAGACAGCGTGAGCAGCCGTCTGGAGGTCGAGTACGCCCACACCGACTGGATCCCGGCCCTGGTCCATCGTCTGGACATGCCCACTTCCGGCCTGCTCCTGGTGGCCAAGACCTATGCCGCTCTGCAGCACATGCAGGGCCTGTGGCGCAGCGGGGCAGTGACCAAGATTTACCTGGCCTGGGTCTGGGGGCATCCGGACTGGCCGGAGTGGGAATACCTGGCCGATGACCTGGTCAAGGTCAGGGACGGTCGGGAGCAGACGGTCCGGGCTTTGGCCTGGGGGCGCACCCTGCGCCGGGGCGAACAGGCCTCACTGGTCGCCGTGCGGCTGATCACCGGGCGCAAGCATCAAATCCGGATCCAGATGTCCAGGCGGGGCTTTCCGGTTGTCGGCGACCGCAAATACGGCCCGGGCAAGAGCGGGGGGCAGGGTCTGCTCCTGCATGCAGCGGTCCTGGGCTGGGAAGACAGGCGGTATCACCTTGCTCCGCCCTGGGAGGCTCCGTATGGCGTTTCCCAGGAGGATATGGATGAATTCTGTCTGGAGCCAAAGCACTACTGA
- a CDS encoding sugar phosphate isomerase/epimerase family protein — MGCFYVNLPIRYLSENTYYLDFFLRHNISPELGLDAIALDEQDTAWHEELAQRLEQSNQACAIHLPFHDLQPGSMDTLILQATRERLQRAMHIAKLYKPRYLVGHAYFIPLYTDMFSKWLNRAITTWESALEIWPDHPPLYLENVREIDPRPLADLMGELNSQKIRFCFDIGHWASYGNGGQYQNLAQWIQTLGPFLRHLHLHDNDGIADLHLGLGQGCIPWSDLFGGLEFLELSPTFTLEPHCQEDLEYSLSYMKKHMHWFSRLGVRRRDLPDI, encoded by the coding sequence ATGGGGTGCTTTTATGTCAATCTGCCTATCCGCTACCTCTCAGAAAACACGTACTACCTCGATTTTTTTCTTCGCCACAATATAAGCCCGGAGCTGGGCCTGGATGCCATTGCCCTGGACGAGCAGGACACAGCATGGCACGAAGAACTGGCCCAAAGGCTGGAGCAGTCCAATCAAGCCTGTGCCATTCATCTTCCCTTTCACGACCTGCAGCCCGGGAGCATGGACACCCTGATCCTCCAGGCCACCCGGGAACGTCTGCAGCGGGCCATGCACATCGCCAAGCTGTACAAGCCGCGCTATCTAGTCGGCCACGCCTACTTCATTCCCCTGTATACTGACATGTTCTCCAAATGGCTGAACCGGGCAATCACCACCTGGGAGTCGGCTTTGGAGATCTGGCCGGATCACCCGCCCCTGTATCTGGAAAACGTCCGGGAAATCGACCCTCGACCTCTGGCCGATCTCATGGGTGAGCTCAACTCCCAAAAGATCAGATTCTGTTTTGATATCGGGCATTGGGCCAGCTATGGCAACGGGGGACAGTATCAGAACCTGGCCCAATGGATCCAGACCCTCGGCCCCTTTCTCAGGCATCTCCACCTGCACGACAACGACGGGATCGCTGATCTGCATCTCGGCCTGGGACAGGGTTGCATTCCCTGGTCCGATCTCTTCGGCGGCCTTGAATTTCTCGAGCTCAGCCCCACGTTCACTCTGGAGCCCCACTGCCAGGAGGACCTGGAGTACAGCCTTTCCTACATGAAAAAGCACATGCACTGGTTCTCCCGGCTCGGAGTCCGGCGCAGGGACCTCCCGGACATATAG
- the pyrE gene encoding orotate phosphoribosyltransferase, with protein MTDPLARLARLLLEKSYIPGQVTLTSGRVSDYYFDCKQTALHPEGAYLLGLTLFRSLSDSVHAVGGMTLGADPLVSAVSVLSHIHNRPLPGFIVRKNPKGHGTNQYLEGLANIPKRAKVTVLEDVVTSGGSVLAACQRTQQAGLQVAQVLTVLDRQEGGAEALAEQGFSLESLFTKQSLFAAAEEEGSKG; from the coding sequence ATGACTGATCCTCTTGCCAGGTTGGCCAGGCTGTTATTGGAAAAATCCTACATTCCGGGTCAGGTGACCTTGACCTCAGGGCGGGTAAGCGACTACTACTTTGACTGCAAACAGACCGCACTGCATCCGGAGGGCGCCTACCTCCTGGGGCTGACCCTTTTCCGCAGCCTGTCCGATTCGGTGCATGCCGTCGGGGGGATGACCCTGGGGGCCGATCCCCTGGTCAGCGCGGTCAGTGTGCTCTCCCACATTCACAATCGCCCGCTGCCTGGCTTTATTGTTCGCAAGAACCCCAAAGGACACGGGACCAACCAGTACCTGGAAGGCTTGGCCAACATACCCAAGCGGGCCAAAGTGACCGTTCTGGAGGATGTGGTCACCAGCGGAGGAAGCGTGCTCGCGGCTTGTCAGCGCACGCAGCAGGCCGGCTTGCAGGTAGCCCAGGTCCTTACTGTCCTCGACCGCCAGGAAGGGGGCGCTGAGGCTCTGGCTGAACAGGGCTTCAGTCTGGAATCGCTCTTCACTAAGCAAAGCCTTTTTGCCGCGGCTGAGGAGGAAGGCTCAAAGGGGTGA
- the purB gene encoding adenylosuccinate lyase yields MIERYTRPEMGSIWSLENKFQAWLKVEIAVCEAWHELGRIPTQDMEEIRTRAGFDLDRILSLEEQTKHDVIAFLSAVEEKVGPASRFIHMGCTSSDIVDTANALLLVQAGELIAADLDRLLHTLQHMAQTHKGRLAMGRTHGVHAEPLSYGLKLANFYAEFSRHKERWARAVDQIRIGKISGAVGTYAHLLPELEAKACGFLGLRPDPISTQIIQRDRHAEYFTSLALIAGGIERLSLELRHLQRTEVRELEEGFSKGQKGSSAMPHKKNPISAENLCGLARLVRSNALAGMENMALWHERDISHSSVERVIMPDSTILVDYMLRRLDSVLQNLHVIPENIDRNLQGSFGLYFSQRILLALVDKGLTRQKAYEMVQAVAMQAWENKTSFPDLVRADPALGTYLTSEELDQLFDPGYYLRCEDYIFNRVFQEAEHD; encoded by the coding sequence ATGATTGAACGCTATACCCGCCCGGAGATGGGCTCTATCTGGAGCCTGGAAAACAAGTTCCAGGCCTGGCTCAAGGTGGAGATTGCGGTCTGTGAGGCCTGGCACGAGCTGGGTCGGATACCCACCCAGGATATGGAGGAGATCCGGACCCGGGCCGGGTTCGATCTGGACCGGATCCTGAGCCTGGAGGAACAGACCAAGCATGATGTCATCGCCTTTCTCTCCGCTGTGGAAGAAAAGGTCGGTCCGGCCTCCAGATTCATCCATATGGGCTGTACCTCCTCGGACATCGTGGATACGGCCAACGCCCTGCTCCTGGTCCAGGCCGGAGAGCTGATAGCCGCCGATCTGGACCGGTTGCTGCATACCCTGCAGCACATGGCCCAGACCCACAAGGGCCGCCTGGCCATGGGGCGAACCCATGGGGTTCACGCCGAGCCCTTGAGCTACGGACTGAAGCTTGCCAACTTCTACGCCGAGTTCTCCCGGCACAAAGAACGCTGGGCCCGGGCCGTGGATCAGATCCGGATTGGCAAGATATCCGGTGCGGTTGGCACCTATGCCCACCTGCTGCCCGAACTGGAGGCCAAGGCCTGCGGCTTCCTCGGCCTGCGGCCGGACCCGATATCCACCCAAATCATTCAGCGGGACCGGCACGCGGAATACTTTACCTCCCTGGCTCTTATCGCAGGAGGCATAGAACGGCTATCCCTGGAGCTGCGTCACCTGCAGCGGACCGAGGTCCGGGAACTGGAGGAAGGCTTCAGCAAAGGGCAAAAGGGCTCCTCGGCCATGCCGCACAAAAAGAACCCCATTTCAGCCGAAAATCTGTGTGGACTGGCCCGCCTGGTGCGGTCCAACGCCCTGGCCGGCATGGAGAATATGGCCCTGTGGCACGAAAGGGACATCAGCCATTCTTCGGTAGAGCGGGTGATCATGCCCGACTCCACCATCCTCGTCGACTACATGCTCAGACGGCTGGACTCCGTCCTCCAGAATCTGCACGTCATTCCGGAAAACATCGACCGCAACCTGCAGGGCTCCTTCGGCCTGTACTTTTCCCAACGGATCCTCCTGGCCCTGGTGGACAAGGGGCTGACCAGACAGAAGGCCTACGAGATGGTCCAGGCTGTGGCCATGCAGGCCTGGGAGAACAAGACCTCTTTTCCGGATCTGGTTCGGGCCGATCCCGCGCTGGGCACCTACCTGACATCCGAAGAGCTGGACCAGCTCTTCGATCCCGGGTACTATCTGCGCTGCGAAGATTACATCTTTAACCGCGTGTTCCAGGAAGCAGAGCATGACTGA